The DNA region CGCAGCCCCGAGGCGCCAATCGGGTGGCCGAAGCACTTCAGGCCCCCGTCCACCTGGCAGGGAACGTAGCCGTTTAGGTCATAGAAGCCATTCATGACATCATCGTAGGCCCCGCCCTTGGGGGATATTTGCAAATCCTCCATGGTGACGAACTCGGTGATGGAAAAACAGTCATGGACCTCCATCATGCTGATTTCCTCCCTGGGGTCCTTGATCCCGGCCTCTTCATAGGCTTTTGACGCAGCCACACGCGTGGTGGCAAAATGGGCCCCATCCCACTCCGTGTAAGTGTCCTCTTCCCCTGAGCTGACAGATATCTGCAGTGCCTTGACCGTGACGATCCCCTGGTTTTTCTTGATGCTTCGGGCGATCTCCGGTGTGGTTACAATCGCTGCCGCCGATCCGTCGCTGACCCCGCAGCAGTCAAAAAGCCCCAATGGGTAGGCGATCATGGGGGCCCGCTTGATCTGCTCAGCAGAAACCGCCTTGCGCAGATGCGCCTTGGGATTCATCGCCCCGTTGGCATGGCTTTTCTCCGAGACGTGGGCAATGCCCTCCTTGATCTTTTCCATGGAAATATTATACTTGGCGGCATAGGCGGTGGCCAGCTGGGCGAACAGGCCCGGGGCGGTCGCATTGGCGCCGCGCAGAAACATCTCGGTGCCGAAGGCCGCCCCGTCCGGCAGCCCGCCATAGCCCGTGTCTTTCAGTTTTTCAACGCCGAGGGCCAGAACAATGTCATAGGCGCCGGCGGCAACCGCGTAACAGGCTGCCCGAAGGGCTTCAGTGGCGGTGGCACAAAAATTTTCCGTCCGGGTAACCGGGATAAACGGCAGCTTGAGCGTTGTCGCCAGTGGGGTTCCCGCCTTTCCGACATTGACCTCGTCAATATGGGTGCCAAAATAGGCCGCCTGGATTTCTTTCTTATCTATACCCGCGTCCTTAAGGCATTCATTGAAGGACTCCACGATCAAATCCTCGCCGCTGCAGTCCCAGCGCTCGCCAAACTTGGAGCATCCCATTCCCAGGATGGCCACCTTATCTTTTATTCCATCAGCCATGGTTATACCTCCTCTTTAGTGGGTACGGCCTTCCAGAAATAGCCGGCAATGTCTCTTTTCTGATCCCGGTATTTTCTCCGGAAGCTCATTTCAACGCTCATTCCTGTGGAGAGACTCTCCAGGTCGCAGTCCGTGAAATCGAACATGTATTTGCCGCCTTCCTCAAAAACGACCTGGCCGTAAATAGCCGGCGGATTGATGGAAGCCGCCAGATTGTCGCCCGTGAAGCTGGCAATCCGGCCCTTCTTGTCTGAGAAGCAGTACGGGCTCATTTTATCAGTGGCGCCGCATTCCGGGTTCACGCACACTCGCTGGGACGGGTACTGGAGTGTGCCGCAATTTTGGCACTGGGTTCCCCAGAGGCCCAGGATTTCCTTTCGCTTGCGCCACAGCTGGGACCAGCGCGTCCAAAGATCCTCTTCCGAACGAAGGCCCCTGTCCCCCGGCAGAATATCGCGCCACACCAGATACTTGGTATAATTGTCGAGCTCCGCGCGGTTTTCCAGGCTGCCGGACAAGCCGTAGCGTTTGGGGAGGTTTTTTATGTTTTCCGTCACCTCCAGGAACATGGCATCACAGCCGCTGCCAAAACTGACCAGCAGAATTTTGTCGCCGGGACTGGCGTTTTCAAGGGCTGCCACCAGCATGAGCAGGGCGTGCGCACTGCCGGTTTCACCGACCTGCTGCTGCAGGTTATCCTGGTCGGCCTCCGGTGCAATGCCCAGCTTTTTGTTCAGCCCCTTCCGGGCCGCACCGTAATGGCAGGGATAAACCACTTTTGAAAAATCCGTTATTTTAAGGCCGGTCTTGGCCAGCAGCCCTTCCACCGCTTCGGGAAGAATCTGCATAAAGCCCAGGTCGCGTATCCAGCGGTCCTCCCACTGCCTGTCAAACCGGGCGAACTCCCCCCGGAAATGATCGACGAAATCATAGGTCACCGA from Desulfobacterales bacterium includes:
- a CDS encoding acetyl-CoA acetyltransferase; translation: MADGIKDKVAILGMGCSKFGERWDCSGEDLIVESFNECLKDAGIDKKEIQAAYFGTHIDEVNVGKAGTPLATTLKLPFIPVTRTENFCATATEALRAACYAVAAGAYDIVLALGVEKLKDTGYGGLPDGAAFGTEMFLRGANATAPGLFAQLATAYAAKYNISMEKIKEGIAHVSEKSHANGAMNPKAHLRKAVSAEQIKRAPMIAYPLGLFDCCGVSDGSAAAIVTTPEIARSIKKNQGIVTVKALQISVSSGEEDTYTEWDGAHFATTRVAASKAYEEAGIKDPREEISMMEVHDCFSITEFVTMEDLQISPKGGAYDDVMNGFYDLNGYVPCQVDGGLKCFGHPIGASGLRMIYAMYEQLLERVPEERKVKRLKYGLTHNLGGTPSRNVSSIAIVGRD
- a CDS encoding 3-oxoacyl-[acyl-carrier-protein] synthase III C-terminal domain-containing protein; this translates as MAGICTYGGYVPRYRLNRSLIYQAMGWMNPANIANAGGEKSVANFDEDALTMAVAAGIDALRGVDRTRVQGLYFASTTMPYKERLNAGIITAALGLNDQIRAADFSGGIKCGTTALLSALEGVESGRVDNVVVTAADSRLGKPASAQELIFGDGAASVTVGTDNVIAEFKDAYSVTYDFVDHFRGEFARFDRQWEDRWIRDLGFMQILPEAVEGLLAKTGLKITDFSKVVYPCHYGAARKGLNKKLGIAPEADQDNLQQQVGETGSAHALLMLVAALENASPGDKILLVSFGSGCDAMFLEVTENIKNLPKRYGLSGSLENRAELDNYTKYLVWRDILPGDRGLRSEEDLWTRWSQLWRKRKEILGLWGTQCQNCGTLQYPSQRVCVNPECGATDKMSPYCFSDKKGRIASFTGDNLAASINPPAIYGQVVFEEGGKYMFDFTDCDLESLSTGMSVEMSFRRKYRDQKRDIAGYFWKAVPTKEEV